The following proteins are co-located in the Candidatus Accumulibacter cognatus genome:
- a CDS encoding copper-translocating P-type ATPase → MSESGSDSRLPSDLPPQTLELAIAGMSCAACSARLEKMLNRLPGVDAVVNLATEQATVRYLPSVVAPALLIATVKRAGFTGRLADDRSQAEEKARKRASEQAELRRLWISAALTLPLAAQMLSMFDSDVHAHQDFLPRWLQLLLATPVQFWIGWRFYDSAWKALRAGGANMDVLVALGTSMAYGFSLVVTLSLATDLHVYFEASAAVITLVLLGKLLEARAKAKTSEAIEALIRLQPRMARVERDGQLLDIDAALLVPGDIFIVRPGESLPVDGEVIDGSSNVNEAMLTGESMPLAKRRGDRVFAATTNGEGMLRCRATSVGEHTLLAGIIRMVAEAQGSKAPVQRLADRVSAIFVPVVCAIALLTLIAWWAYSGVFSSALVNAVAVLVIACPCALGLATPTAIMVASGQGAAAGILVRNAEALERAEKVSILAIDKTGTLTRGEPVVTDLVPLSTSAEEALALAAGLEQGSEHPLGRAILQHAQAAGTILPELDEFRAIPGRGVEGRVAGRWLRLAAPDSCHGLALPEDLINTLQRTGKTVVVLTEQRSTPCAGDDGSLALALLAIADPLRETSRAAVARLHGMGIRVVMLTGDHPGTATAIAQETGIDDFQAGILPADKAAAVNALKTGKAVVAMVGDGINDAPALAAADVSFAIGAGSDAAIAAADVTLVRSDLNGIADAILLSRATLRKIRQNLFCAFIYNVLGIPLAALGMLSPVIAGAAMAMSSVSVVSNSLLLKRWHAGDRPGAGLSNRKV, encoded by the coding sequence ATGAGCGAATCAGGCTCCGATTCTCGGCTACCCAGCGATCTGCCACCGCAGACTCTTGAGCTGGCCATCGCCGGCATGAGCTGCGCGGCCTGCTCGGCACGGCTGGAAAAAATGCTCAACCGTCTGCCGGGGGTAGACGCAGTGGTCAATCTGGCGACCGAGCAAGCGACGGTTCGTTACCTTCCCAGCGTCGTAGCACCAGCGCTATTGATCGCCACTGTCAAGCGCGCCGGCTTCACAGGCCGGTTGGCCGATGATCGTTCTCAGGCGGAAGAAAAGGCAAGAAAACGCGCCAGCGAGCAGGCCGAATTGCGTCGTTTATGGATCTCGGCCGCACTGACGCTGCCGCTGGCCGCGCAAATGCTAAGCATGTTCGATTCTGACGTTCACGCCCACCAGGATTTCCTGCCCCGCTGGCTGCAACTGCTGCTGGCGACACCGGTACAATTCTGGATCGGCTGGCGTTTTTACGATAGCGCCTGGAAAGCCCTGCGCGCTGGCGGCGCCAATATGGACGTGCTGGTCGCGCTCGGTACCAGCATGGCTTACGGCTTCAGCCTGGTCGTCACCCTGTCGCTTGCTACAGACCTGCATGTTTACTTCGAGGCCTCGGCGGCAGTGATCACGCTGGTGCTGCTCGGCAAGCTGCTCGAGGCACGCGCCAAGGCAAAGACCAGCGAGGCCATCGAGGCGCTGATCCGCCTGCAACCGAGAATGGCCCGTGTCGAACGCGACGGACAACTGCTCGACATCGACGCCGCTCTGCTGGTACCAGGGGACATCTTCATTGTCCGTCCCGGCGAAAGCCTGCCGGTAGACGGCGAGGTGATCGACGGTTCGTCGAACGTCAATGAAGCCATGCTCACCGGTGAAAGCATGCCGCTGGCCAAGCGCCGCGGCGACCGCGTCTTTGCCGCCACCACCAACGGCGAGGGAATGCTGCGTTGCCGGGCCACCAGCGTTGGCGAGCACACCCTGCTCGCCGGAATCATTCGCATGGTGGCCGAAGCGCAGGGGTCGAAAGCGCCGGTGCAGAGACTCGCTGACCGGGTTTCGGCAATATTCGTACCGGTCGTCTGCGCCATCGCCTTGCTTACCTTGATCGCCTGGTGGGCTTATTCCGGCGTTTTCAGCAGCGCGTTGGTCAATGCCGTGGCGGTGCTGGTGATTGCCTGTCCCTGCGCCCTCGGACTGGCCACGCCGACGGCGATCATGGTCGCCAGCGGTCAGGGCGCCGCAGCCGGCATCCTGGTCAGGAATGCCGAAGCGCTCGAGCGCGCCGAGAAGGTCAGCATACTGGCAATCGACAAGACCGGGACCCTGACGCGAGGCGAACCGGTCGTCACCGATCTCGTCCCTTTGTCGACGTCTGCCGAGGAAGCGCTGGCGCTGGCTGCTGGCCTGGAACAGGGATCGGAACATCCGCTGGGGCGGGCAATCCTGCAGCACGCTCAGGCCGCCGGGACGATCTTGCCGGAACTTGACGAGTTTCGGGCGATTCCCGGTCGTGGCGTCGAAGGCCGGGTCGCCGGGCGCTGGCTGCGGCTGGCTGCGCCGGACAGCTGCCATGGCCTGGCTTTGCCCGAGGATCTGATCAACACTCTGCAACGGACCGGCAAGACCGTCGTGGTCCTGACTGAGCAGCGCAGCACCCCATGTGCCGGGGACGATGGCTCCCTGGCCCTAGCGCTCCTGGCCATCGCCGACCCGCTCCGCGAGACCTCGCGTGCCGCCGTGGCTCGCCTCCATGGCATGGGAATCCGCGTCGTGATGCTGACCGGTGACCATCCTGGAACCGCCACGGCGATTGCCCAGGAGACCGGTATCGATGATTTCCAGGCCGGCATCCTGCCCGCGGACAAAGCGGCAGCGGTCAATGCGCTGAAGACCGGCAAGGCTGTGGTGGCGATGGTCGGCGACGGGATCAACGACGCACCGGCGCTGGCGGCTGCCGACGTCAGCTTCGCCATTGGCGCAGGTTCCGATGCAGCCATCGCGGCAGCCGACGTGACGCTGGTGCGCAGCGATCTCAACGGAATCGCCGACGCCATCCTGCTTTCGCGTGCGACGCTACGGAAAATCAGGCAAAATCTGTTCTGCGCATTCATTTACAATGTGCTTGGCATTCCCCTGGCGGCGCTGGGAATGCTCAGTCCGGTGATCGCAGGCGCCGCGATGGCAATGAGTTCGGTCTCTGTGGTGTCCAACTCGCTGCTCCTCAAACGCTGGCACGCCGGAGACAGGCCCGGGGCCGGACTCTCTAATCGGAAGGTCTGA
- a CDS encoding sulfite exporter TauE/SafE family protein, which yields MPESSHLALLLIGLLGGTHCVGMCGGIVGALSMGAPASLSMHMAYNTGRIVSYATAGAMAGALGEASMALSAQWPVRTVLYLLANGMLIALGLYLMGVTRVLAFSERCGQKLWRHLQPLSRRYLPAHSVAQAFPLGLVWGWLPCGLVYSALATALTSGSAVHGAGLMLAFGVGTLPNLLLAGLLAARLQAYAMKRGVRLACGLLILGFGIWGLLGVLGLAPRVLRSG from the coding sequence ATGCCTGAATCCAGCCATCTCGCCCTGTTGTTGATCGGTCTGCTGGGAGGTACGCACTGTGTCGGCATGTGCGGCGGCATCGTCGGCGCGCTGTCGATGGGTGCACCGGCAAGCCTTTCCATGCACATGGCATACAACACCGGACGCATCGTCAGCTATGCCACCGCCGGTGCCATGGCTGGTGCGCTCGGTGAAGCCAGCATGGCCCTTTCCGCTCAATGGCCGGTTCGCACCGTCCTTTATCTGCTTGCCAACGGGATGTTGATCGCGCTGGGTCTCTACCTGATGGGCGTCACCCGGGTATTGGCATTCAGCGAGCGCTGCGGCCAGAAGCTGTGGCGGCATCTGCAACCGCTGAGCCGCCGCTATCTGCCTGCACACAGCGTGGCGCAGGCCTTTCCGCTCGGTCTGGTATGGGGTTGGCTACCCTGCGGCCTGGTCTATAGTGCCCTGGCAACTGCCCTCACCAGCGGTTCTGCGGTGCATGGGGCCGGCCTGATGCTGGCCTTCGGTGTCGGCACCCTGCCCAATTTGCTGCTCGCCGGCCTGCTCGCCGCCCGCCTCCAGGCCTATGCCATGAAACGAGGGGTTCGCCTGGCTTGCGGGCTGCTGATTCTCGGTTTTGGCATCTGGGGACTGCTCGGGGTGCTGGGACTGGCGCCACGGGTACTCCGCAGCGGATGA
- a CDS encoding heavy-metal-associated domain-containing protein has product MEKIVIAVAGMSCQGCVQSVTAALQALPGVEQVEVSLASGQASIACDPALVSAAELRQVVEEAGFDAS; this is encoded by the coding sequence ATGGAAAAAATCGTGATTGCGGTAGCCGGAATGAGTTGCCAGGGTTGCGTGCAGAGTGTCACCGCAGCCCTCCAGGCGCTGCCCGGTGTCGAGCAGGTAGAGGTATCCCTCGCTTCTGGGCAAGCCAGCATCGCCTGTGACCCAGCGCTGGTAAGCGCCGCGGAGTTGCGGCAGGTGGTCGAAGAAGCGGGATTTGACGCTAGTTAA
- the selD gene encoding selenide, water dikinase SelD, giving the protein MSRKKTGTNEAAAPQVPSTAALRLTQFSHGGGCGCKIAPGVLEQILAKTSSAIVPRQLLVGIETSDDAAVYQLSAEQALVATTDFFMPIVDDPFDFGCIAATNALSDVYAMGGVPLLALAIVGMPVNKLPLATIKRILEGGESICTRAGIPIAGGHTIDSVEPIYGLVAIGLVHPDNLKRNSGARPGDQLILGKALGVGFFSAALKKGLLSHACYTAMIAETTQLNTPGRALACLSGVHAMTDVTGFGLLGHLVEICKASGVAAKIDFTALPLLPNALGYAAKGCITGASGRNWVSYGEHVSLQKKSFSDPEQALLTDPQTSGGLLVACAPEVVTEVLAIFLQEGFDHATVIGEICEGKPQVSVLKSQAG; this is encoded by the coding sequence ATGTCCAGAAAAAAAACCGGAACCAACGAAGCTGCTGCACCGCAAGTCCCCTCGACCGCAGCGCTCAGACTGACGCAGTTCTCGCACGGCGGCGGTTGCGGATGCAAGATCGCTCCCGGCGTACTCGAACAGATCCTCGCCAAGACCTCGTCAGCGATCGTGCCTCGGCAATTGCTGGTGGGTATCGAAACCAGCGATGACGCTGCCGTCTATCAACTCAGCGCCGAGCAGGCGCTGGTGGCGACCACCGACTTTTTCATGCCGATCGTCGATGATCCTTTCGACTTTGGCTGCATCGCCGCGACCAACGCACTCTCCGATGTCTATGCGATGGGAGGCGTGCCGCTGTTGGCCCTGGCAATCGTCGGCATGCCGGTCAACAAGCTGCCGCTGGCCACCATCAAACGAATCCTCGAAGGCGGTGAATCCATCTGTACCAGGGCGGGCATTCCAATTGCCGGCGGACATACCATCGACTCTGTCGAGCCGATTTACGGCCTGGTTGCCATTGGTCTGGTGCATCCGGACAACCTCAAACGCAATTCCGGCGCCCGCCCTGGCGACCAGCTGATTCTAGGCAAGGCACTCGGGGTGGGCTTCTTCAGCGCGGCGCTGAAGAAAGGACTGTTGTCGCACGCCTGCTACACCGCGATGATCGCCGAAACGACACAGCTCAACACGCCGGGTCGTGCACTCGCCTGCCTGTCCGGTGTGCACGCGATGACCGACGTCACCGGTTTTGGCCTGCTCGGCCACCTGGTCGAAATCTGCAAGGCCTCGGGCGTTGCGGCAAAGATCGATTTCACGGCCCTGCCCTTGTTGCCGAATGCGCTCGGTTACGCAGCAAAAGGCTGTATCACCGGCGCTTCCGGGCGCAACTGGGTGAGCTATGGCGAGCACGTCAGTCTCCAGAAGAAATCATTCAGCGACCCCGAACAGGCACTGCTGACCGACCCGCAGACCAGTGGTGGCCTGCTGGTCGCCTGTGCGCCCGAAGTGGTCACCGAAGTCCTGGCGATTTTCCTGCAGGAGGGATTCGACCACGCCACGGTGATTGGAGAAATCTGCGAAGGCAAGCCGCAGGTATCCGTGCTCAAGAGCCAAGCCGGCTGA
- a CDS encoding TonB family protein, with translation MTRQLAGWLLLSALLHAEMLFILGPARAPTLSTAPARLEIRIENSPKTGSSEPTLPFETAAPRLAPFTIAEANGQWLSAPPSASPETQLRFPAPLTETEANDPLSIPQEIAQASNQDSAWSPNTSPTIQLPIKEYFFKSSELDEQPYPLISVVPAYPPHAQVHNIEGWVRLLLLIDESGQLRHLEILEANPPGIFEESARAAFRITPFSPGQRGGEAVKCRMIVKIDFTLTGIEGTRLE, from the coding sequence ATGACACGGCAACTGGCAGGCTGGCTGCTGCTGTCAGCCTTGCTGCATGCCGAGATGCTTTTCATCCTGGGGCCCGCAAGGGCCCCGACCCTGTCCACAGCACCCGCTCGTCTGGAGATCCGAATCGAGAATTCCCCGAAGACGGGAAGCAGCGAGCCAACGCTACCCTTTGAAACAGCAGCCCCGCGATTAGCTCCGTTCACAATCGCCGAGGCCAACGGTCAGTGGCTATCCGCCCCACCCAGTGCGTCCCCTGAGACTCAGCTTCGGTTTCCAGCGCCACTCACAGAAACAGAGGCAAACGACCCGCTATCGATTCCGCAGGAAATAGCTCAAGCCAGCAATCAGGATTCCGCCTGGTCACCCAATACCTCCCCGACGATTCAGCTCCCAATCAAGGAATATTTCTTCAAATCATCCGAACTCGATGAACAACCGTATCCCTTGATCTCCGTGGTACCCGCCTATCCACCGCACGCTCAAGTCCATAACATTGAAGGGTGGGTTCGCTTATTGTTATTGATCGATGAAAGTGGCCAGTTGCGTCATCTGGAGATTCTGGAGGCCAACCCCCCCGGCATTTTCGAAGAATCGGCCCGGGCAGCCTTCCGCATCACACCGTTCTCACCGGGGCAACGTGGAGGAGAAGCAGTGAAGTGTCGGATGATCGTCAAGATTGACTTCACCCTCACGGGAATCGAAGGAACGAGACTCGAATAG
- a CDS encoding PAS domain-containing protein, producing the protein MSNPESSAGRPLRRPLLTPDSLPELPSAIEGVDETVWVEVIRKMDEVYNDLLQYEVVLEQKNAALEDSQHFIESVLASMSDILIVCNRHGAIQEVNDSLCRFIGQDETVLRGQPLCNLFADTASQQRARDFFSPARPAPVQDCELLICGRDGSPLPVSLNCTPRLSGTGKLVGMVLTGRPVGELRRAYHALQQAHDDLKRTQQQLLQAEKMASLGRLVAGVAHELNNPISFVLGNVLALRRYTARLQTYLQAMHSDLCTRSTKLEELRQELRIDRIMADLPPLLDGMSEGAERTRDIVDGLKRFTAIDRSAAEPFNLAEVLARAVRWVTRADPRNFRVTIDLPQELSVMGSSGQMQQVLMNLVQNARDACSSGESPSLEISAEQCDGMIRVHFADNGPGITPENLSRLFDPFFTTKPIGQGTGLGLSISYGIVERHGGRLEAANREEGGARFTLTLPLAKAEATKTLVHGPQS; encoded by the coding sequence ATGTCCAACCCTGAGTCATCCGCCGGGCGACCGCTGCGGCGTCCCTTGCTCACCCCTGACTCCCTGCCCGAGTTGCCTTCAGCTATTGAGGGCGTGGACGAGACGGTTTGGGTCGAGGTGATCCGCAAGATGGATGAGGTTTACAACGATCTCCTGCAATACGAGGTGGTCCTCGAACAGAAGAACGCCGCGCTCGAGGACTCGCAGCACTTCATCGAGAGCGTTCTGGCGTCGATGTCGGACATCCTGATCGTCTGTAACCGGCACGGTGCGATTCAGGAGGTTAACGATTCGCTGTGCCGCTTTATCGGGCAGGACGAGACCGTCTTGCGTGGGCAACCCCTCTGCAATCTTTTCGCCGATACCGCGTCGCAGCAACGTGCTCGCGATTTCTTCTCGCCGGCACGCCCGGCACCCGTTCAGGATTGCGAACTGCTGATCTGCGGCCGCGATGGCAGCCCACTTCCGGTCTCGCTGAATTGCACGCCACGTCTTTCGGGAACAGGCAAGCTGGTTGGGATGGTGCTCACCGGTCGCCCGGTCGGCGAGTTGCGGCGTGCCTATCACGCGCTGCAGCAGGCACACGACGATCTCAAGCGCACCCAGCAACAACTTCTGCAGGCAGAGAAAATGGCTTCACTCGGACGTCTGGTGGCTGGTGTCGCGCATGAGTTGAACAATCCGATCAGCTTTGTTCTCGGCAATGTTCTGGCCCTCCGGCGTTACACCGCGCGCTTGCAGACCTATCTGCAAGCGATGCACTCGGACCTTTGCACGCGCTCGACGAAACTCGAAGAATTGCGCCAGGAACTGCGCATTGACCGCATCATGGCCGACCTGCCGCCGCTGCTCGACGGTATGAGCGAAGGGGCCGAGCGTACGCGCGACATTGTCGATGGACTGAAGCGCTTTACGGCCATCGATCGCAGCGCTGCCGAGCCCTTCAACCTCGCTGAAGTCCTTGCGCGTGCGGTACGCTGGGTGACACGCGCGGATCCGCGCAATTTTCGGGTGACGATCGATCTGCCGCAGGAGTTGTCGGTCATGGGTTCTTCCGGCCAGATGCAGCAGGTGCTGATGAATCTCGTGCAGAACGCCCGTGACGCCTGCAGCAGCGGCGAATCACCCAGCCTCGAGATCAGCGCCGAGCAATGCGATGGCATGATCAGGGTGCACTTCGCGGACAACGGGCCAGGAATCACACCCGAGAATCTGTCGCGGCTGTTTGACCCTTTCTTCACGACCAAGCCGATCGGGCAGGGAACCGGGCTTGGCCTGTCGATCAGCTATGGCATTGTCGAACGCCACGGCGGTCGACTCGAAGCGGCCAACAGAGAGGAGGGCGGCGCTCGGTTCACCCTGACCTTGCCGCTAGCGAAGGCTGAAGCGACCAAGACCCTGGTCCACGGCCCGCAGTCATGA